One Vespula pensylvanica isolate Volc-1 chromosome 3, ASM1446617v1, whole genome shotgun sequence DNA window includes the following coding sequences:
- the LOC122627445 gene encoding SEC23-interacting protein-like isoform X3, with translation MNDQVEDYDSEFVRTPFELNFYRQDFVNSSSNFLHTELDNFVGQESSQSQDSSVSRTVAKDESELKNSLSSEESKVSTNQPAKQGYFTSILSSLPNLSLSSTKSDSSGSRGSQGTEVATGKQDTNSYGVSQGRHGSLPETSSFLAANPHDPYGANQSGSGEVNLGVTTFVPPPQPSLPPTVPISTGGPVSYRLGNQRRLKYAPPPDLTSNTTKQYPNPSIPALISSSNVPVPSSILNPNAATIEQHVSNSSPASSRASLISPTEQPVTPEQLSRSTSLHGSFRSSPSAIGAFSNSNVTSQNQSSFGESSFTTDSPRYSVSSTRLIPPRNIDPATPQNTPANTSSSFGFYINQPDSFMQSESTSYSEKEQKATDNRYAHNQDILKSGSTNPTLNVSKTQSLVSPVVNTFKPISAAKVTEKLQHFLAEQNEESPFGVSSEFSCEVNNITSQIGNEVKTSPDLQSILQPSSESNEEANKIKSNDELSKNDADLCKSDSLSDIPLNQNSFDNLSSPENTQDFRKIQNITLDTQTSKLDLTPQQQLNQTQSSSTLPLDNVLLEKTSESTINLNPESTQEESGTNSKPVAPSLSAFFEPVENKTNTSFHSQQSDISTNFNQVSTIDQYKIQEYPTFNQQSTNTALVAPQTIWNPNQNLQIQSTDSVHNDQVPQPPQFYNPARLMGEAYKYQYPASIYVPTTDSVFNSQTHAFVAQSSKPEESQNIVPNNDFIYAQRSYSMATTIPESTGSATLSPIQLSASPLSGRTTPDSIPQNLQNLAFGIPTGRMQYRAIYHHWFFRKEVENKVLWLPFSMQDSLRLEDVHNSSEITTETTVATDGGRYDVDILRRQRSPVYWTGPSTEVRRCSWFYKGASESRYIPYEESIAAKLEEEYKHACITLSWNRRIDLNNGEYIIFHSANVQVHYLQTNSPETSASWSNTTDSEDGYLQGGGARPRVIKRGVDEFNIDEGEPEKVDHLLFLVHGIGSVCDLKFRTVEEVVDEFRSISLQLVQSHYRTASEKGVVNRVEVLPISWHTTLHSDTGIDKKLKAITLNSIPKLRHFTNDTLLDILFYTSPIYCQTIMQTVGNELNRLYILFKERNPDFKGKVYLGGHSLGSLIMFDLLCHQKPLATEEVEEEKDVEVNNEKGMENENIGTIQPLPAPILKRRLSKKISYVMGAAGTGQPYINYPQLNFHPSAFFAFGSPIGMFVTVRGIDTLGEKFVLPTCPAFFNIFHPFDPVAYRVESLINPEAHKYRPMLIPHHKGRKRMHLELKETMARVGADLKQKFIDSVRNTWNSVFQLAHFHKSDNNTLEREIDKVVEEQLQQAPSVQEQNNDDGGADIKMGNLNGGRRIDYVLQEAPFEYINEYIFALTSHVCYWESEDTMLMILKEIYGSMGIQTDAQLPQQTLSIERSPPSLSSSASGSIKNDSTVPIIGIDPTAPISNKSIGPPPTTGFMRKS, from the exons atactGAGCTAGACAACTTCGTGGGACAGGAGTCTAGTCAGTCTCAGGACTCGTCGGTGAGTCGGACGGTTGCGAAGGACGAATCGGAACTAAAGAATTCTCTTAGTTCAGAGGAGTCAAAGGTATCGACGAATCAGCCGGCGAAACAAGGATATTTCACATCAATTCTCTCATCTCTACCAAATTTGTCCTTGTCTTCGACCAAATCTGATTCCTCGGGAAGTCGAGGGAGTCAAGGAACCGAAGTTGCTACTGGCAAACAAGATACAAATTCTTACGGTGTATCTCAAGGTCGCCATGGTTCATTACCGGAAACGTCGTCGTTCTTAGCGGCTAATCCTCACGATCCTTACGGTGCAAACCAATCAGGATCTGGTGAGGTTAATTTAGGAGTGACAACTTTTGTACCTCCTCCACAACCATCTCTCCCACCGACTGTACCGATCTCAACAGGCG GTCCAGTTTCTTATCGACTTGGCAATCAACGACGTTTAAAATACGCTCCACCTCCTGACTTAACATCGAACACTACGAAACAATATCCGAATCCATCTATACCAGCTTTGATCTCATCTTCAAACGTACCAGTACCATCAAGTATATTAAATCCAAATGCAGCGACGATTGAACAGCACGTTTCGAACAGTAGTCCTGCATCGTCGCGAGCTTCTCTAATCTCTCCTACGGAACAGCCCGTAACACCGGAACAACTTTCACGAAGTACATCCCTTCATGGATCGTTTAGGTCCAGTCCTTCGGCGATAGGAGCTTTCTCCAATTCTAACGTGACTTCTCAAAATCAAAGTTCTTTCGGTGAAAGTTCGTTTACAACCGACTCACCCAGATATTCGGTTTCTTCGACGAGATTGATACCTCCACGAAATATAGATCCCGCCACACCTCAAAATACTCCGGCTAatacttcctcttctttcggTTTTTATATCAATCAGCCAGATTCATTTATGCAATCCGAATCAACATCTTATAgcgaaaaagaacaaaaagccACGGATAATCGGTACGCGCATAATCAAGATATTCTTAAGTCAGGATCGACCAATCCAACTTTGAATGTTTCAAAAACACAGTCGCTCGTATCTCCAGTAGTTAACACGTTCAAACCTATCTCAGCAGCTAAAGTGACTGAAAAATTACAACATTTCTTGGCTGAGCAAAACGAAGAATCACCATTCGGTGTTTCGTCGGAATTTTCTTGcgaagtaaataatataacttcACAAATTGGAAACGAGGTAAAGACTTCTCCCGATTTGCAAAGTATACTTCAACCTTCTAGCGAATCGAACGAGGaagcgaataaaataaaatcgaacgacgAATTATCGAAGAACGATGCCGATTTATGCAAGAGCGATTCTTTATCCGATATACCTTTGAATCAAAACTCTTTCGATAACTTGAGTTCACCTGAAAATACTCaagattttagaaaaatacaaaatattacgTTGGACACACAAACTAGTAAATTAGATCTAACTCCTCAACAACAACTTAATCAGACGCAATCATCGTCTACTTTACCTTTGGATAATGTTCTCTTAGAGAAGACATCAGAATCAACGATAAATTTAAATCCTGAATCGACTCAAGAAGAATCCGGAACAAATTCGAAACCCGTTGCTCCGTCTTTGAGTGCGTTTTTCGAACcagtagaaaataaaacgaatactTCGTTTCATTCTCAACAAAGTGATATCAGTACAAACTTTAATCAAGTTTCGACTATCgatcaatataaaatacaagaaTACCCTACCTTTAATCAACAATCAACAAATACTGCATTAGTAGCTCCCCAAACAATTTGGAATCCTAATCAAAATCTCCAAATACAGAGTACCGATTCGGTACACAACGATCAAGTTCCACAACCTCCTCAATTTTATAATCCTGCACGGTTAATGGGCGAAGCTTACAAATATCAATATCCtgcaagtatatatgtaccaaCGACCGATTCCGTATTCAATAGTCAAACGCACGCATTTGTTGCTCAATCTTCGAAACCGGAAGAATCTCAAAACATCGTTCCCaataacgattttatatatgcacAACGTTCGTATTCTATGGCGACAACTATACCGGAATCTACAGGTTCTGCTACTCTTAGTCCAATTCAATTATCAGCAAGTCCATTAAGTGGTCGTACGACACCAGACAGTATACCTCAGAATCTTCAAAACTtg GCTTTTGGTATTCCAACCGGACGAATGCAGTACAGAGCGATATATCATCACTGGTTCTTTCGTAAGGAGGTGGAAAATAAAGTACTATGGCTTCCGTTTTCTATGCAGGATAGCTTGCGGCTGGAAGATGTACATAATTCTAGTGAAATCACTACCGAGACTACAGTAGCTACCGATGGTGGTCGTTATGACGTAGATATTCTCAGACGTCAAAGATCTCCTGTTTACTGGACGGGACCTTCGACCGAAGTGAGAAGATGTTCTTGGTTCTACAAAGGAGCTTCAGAATCGAGATATATTCCTTACGAGGAGAGTATAGCCGCGAAGCttgaagaagaatataaacatGCTTGTATCACGCTTTCTTGGAATCGGcgaatcgatttaaataatggggaatatattattttccataGTGCAAACGTACAAGTGCATTACTTGCAAACAAATTCTCCAGAAACTAGTGCCTCTTGGTCTAATACCACT GATTCAGAGGACGGATATTTGCAGGGTGGAGGTGCTAGACCGCGAGTAATTAAAAGAGGTGTCGACGAGTTTAATATAGACGAAGGTGAACCAGAGAAAGTCgatcatcttcttttcttggtTCATGGTATAGGAAGTGTTTGTGACTTGAAATTTAGAACCGTCGAAGAAGTTG TTGACGAGTTCCGAAGTATATCATTGCAATTAGTACAGTCACATTACCGCACTGCCAGCGAAAAAGGAGTTGTCAATAGAGTAGAAGTTTTACCAATTTCATGGCATACGACGTTACATTCTGATACGGGGATcgacaaaaaattaaaggcTATTACTTTGAACAGTATACCGAAGTTACGACATTTTACAAATGACACTTTGCTCGATATACTTTTCTACACTAGTCCGATATATTGTCAAACGATCATGCAAACGGTTGGAAACGAGTTGAAtagactatatatattattcaaagaaagaaacccAGACTTCAAAGGGAAAGTTTATTTGGGTGGTCATTCTTTGGGTAGCTTGATAATGTTTGATCTATTATGTCATCAGAAACCTCTGGCGACAGAGGaggttgaagaagaaaaagatgtcgAAGTTAACAATGAGAAGGGAATG gaaaatgaaaatattggtACTATACAACCATTGCCAGCACCGATTTTAAAAAGGCGTCTCAGTAAAAAGATCAGTTATGTAATGGGCGCTGCTGGAACTGGACAAccttatataaattatcctcaattaaattttcatccgAGTGCCTTTTTTGCTTTTGGTAGTCCAATCGGTATGTTCGTAACTGTTCGAGGCATCGATACGCTTGGAGAAAAGTTCGTCTTACCCACTTGTCCAGCTTTCTTCAATATATTCCATCCATTTGACCCGGTTGCTTATAGAGTGGAGTCTCTCATTAATCCAGAAGCTCATAAATATCGGCCAATGTTAATACCACATCACAAAGGCAGGAAGAGAATGCATTTGG AATTGAAAGAGACAATGGCACGAGTAGGAGCTGatctgaaacaaaaattcatCGATTCCGTTAGGAATACATGGAATTCCGTTTTTCAACTTGCACACTTTCATAAATCAGATAATAATACTCTCGAACGAGAGATCGATAAAGTCGTCGAGGAACAACTACAACAGGCACCGAGTGTGCAAGAACAGAATAACGATGATGGTGGCGCTGATATTAAAATGGGAAATTTAAACGGTGGTCGACGTATAGATTATGTTCTTCAAGAAGCACCGTTCGAATATatcaacgaatatatttttgcttTAACGAGTCATGTTTGTTACTG GGAATCTGAAGATACCatgttaatgatattaaaagaaatttatggaTCAATGGGTATACAAACTGATGCTCAACTTCCTCAACAAACTTTATCTATTGAAAGATCACCGCCATCTTTGTCCTCGTCAGCATCCGGTTCTATTAAAAACGATTCAACGGTACCTATAATAGGCATAGATCCTACAGCACCTATTTCCAACAAATCCATTGGACCACCACCTACAACTGGTTTCATGAGGAAATCGTGA
- the LOC122627445 gene encoding SEC23-interacting protein-like isoform X1, with translation MSGTSRKVKNPLLSAAGMGSPFEYYPENALLVPVTPATPAVLRDDTELDNFVGQESSQSQDSSVSRTVAKDESELKNSLSSEESKVSTNQPAKQGYFTSILSSLPNLSLSSTKSDSSGSRGSQGTEVATGKQDTNSYGVSQGRHGSLPETSSFLAANPHDPYGANQSGSGEVNLGVTTFVPPPQPSLPPTVPISTGGPVSYRLGNQRRLKYAPPPDLTSNTTKQYPNPSIPALISSSNVPVPSSILNPNAATIEQHVSNSSPASSRASLISPTEQPVTPEQLSRSTSLHGSFRSSPSAIGAFSNSNVTSQNQSSFGESSFTTDSPRYSVSSTRLIPPRNIDPATPQNTPANTSSSFGFYINQPDSFMQSESTSYSEKEQKATDNRYAHNQDILKSGSTNPTLNVSKTQSLVSPVVNTFKPISAAKVTEKLQHFLAEQNEESPFGVSSEFSCEVNNITSQIGNEVKTSPDLQSILQPSSESNEEANKIKSNDELSKNDADLCKSDSLSDIPLNQNSFDNLSSPENTQDFRKIQNITLDTQTSKLDLTPQQQLNQTQSSSTLPLDNVLLEKTSESTINLNPESTQEESGTNSKPVAPSLSAFFEPVENKTNTSFHSQQSDISTNFNQVSTIDQYKIQEYPTFNQQSTNTALVAPQTIWNPNQNLQIQSTDSVHNDQVPQPPQFYNPARLMGEAYKYQYPASIYVPTTDSVFNSQTHAFVAQSSKPEESQNIVPNNDFIYAQRSYSMATTIPESTGSATLSPIQLSASPLSGRTTPDSIPQNLQNLAFGIPTGRMQYRAIYHHWFFRKEVENKVLWLPFSMQDSLRLEDVHNSSEITTETTVATDGGRYDVDILRRQRSPVYWTGPSTEVRRCSWFYKGASESRYIPYEESIAAKLEEEYKHACITLSWNRRIDLNNGEYIIFHSANVQVHYLQTNSPETSASWSNTTDSEDGYLQGGGARPRVIKRGVDEFNIDEGEPEKVDHLLFLVHGIGSVCDLKFRTVEEVVDEFRSISLQLVQSHYRTASEKGVVNRVEVLPISWHTTLHSDTGIDKKLKAITLNSIPKLRHFTNDTLLDILFYTSPIYCQTIMQTVGNELNRLYILFKERNPDFKGKVYLGGHSLGSLIMFDLLCHQKPLATEEVEEEKDVEVNNEKGMENENIGTIQPLPAPILKRRLSKKISYVMGAAGTGQPYINYPQLNFHPSAFFAFGSPIGMFVTVRGIDTLGEKFVLPTCPAFFNIFHPFDPVAYRVESLINPEAHKYRPMLIPHHKGRKRMHLELKETMARVGADLKQKFIDSVRNTWNSVFQLAHFHKSDNNTLEREIDKVVEEQLQQAPSVQEQNNDDGGADIKMGNLNGGRRIDYVLQEAPFEYINEYIFALTSHVCYWESEDTMLMILKEIYGSMGIQTDAQLPQQTLSIERSPPSLSSSASGSIKNDSTVPIIGIDPTAPISNKSIGPPPTTGFMRKS, from the exons atactGAGCTAGACAACTTCGTGGGACAGGAGTCTAGTCAGTCTCAGGACTCGTCGGTGAGTCGGACGGTTGCGAAGGACGAATCGGAACTAAAGAATTCTCTTAGTTCAGAGGAGTCAAAGGTATCGACGAATCAGCCGGCGAAACAAGGATATTTCACATCAATTCTCTCATCTCTACCAAATTTGTCCTTGTCTTCGACCAAATCTGATTCCTCGGGAAGTCGAGGGAGTCAAGGAACCGAAGTTGCTACTGGCAAACAAGATACAAATTCTTACGGTGTATCTCAAGGTCGCCATGGTTCATTACCGGAAACGTCGTCGTTCTTAGCGGCTAATCCTCACGATCCTTACGGTGCAAACCAATCAGGATCTGGTGAGGTTAATTTAGGAGTGACAACTTTTGTACCTCCTCCACAACCATCTCTCCCACCGACTGTACCGATCTCAACAGGCG GTCCAGTTTCTTATCGACTTGGCAATCAACGACGTTTAAAATACGCTCCACCTCCTGACTTAACATCGAACACTACGAAACAATATCCGAATCCATCTATACCAGCTTTGATCTCATCTTCAAACGTACCAGTACCATCAAGTATATTAAATCCAAATGCAGCGACGATTGAACAGCACGTTTCGAACAGTAGTCCTGCATCGTCGCGAGCTTCTCTAATCTCTCCTACGGAACAGCCCGTAACACCGGAACAACTTTCACGAAGTACATCCCTTCATGGATCGTTTAGGTCCAGTCCTTCGGCGATAGGAGCTTTCTCCAATTCTAACGTGACTTCTCAAAATCAAAGTTCTTTCGGTGAAAGTTCGTTTACAACCGACTCACCCAGATATTCGGTTTCTTCGACGAGATTGATACCTCCACGAAATATAGATCCCGCCACACCTCAAAATACTCCGGCTAatacttcctcttctttcggTTTTTATATCAATCAGCCAGATTCATTTATGCAATCCGAATCAACATCTTATAgcgaaaaagaacaaaaagccACGGATAATCGGTACGCGCATAATCAAGATATTCTTAAGTCAGGATCGACCAATCCAACTTTGAATGTTTCAAAAACACAGTCGCTCGTATCTCCAGTAGTTAACACGTTCAAACCTATCTCAGCAGCTAAAGTGACTGAAAAATTACAACATTTCTTGGCTGAGCAAAACGAAGAATCACCATTCGGTGTTTCGTCGGAATTTTCTTGcgaagtaaataatataacttcACAAATTGGAAACGAGGTAAAGACTTCTCCCGATTTGCAAAGTATACTTCAACCTTCTAGCGAATCGAACGAGGaagcgaataaaataaaatcgaacgacgAATTATCGAAGAACGATGCCGATTTATGCAAGAGCGATTCTTTATCCGATATACCTTTGAATCAAAACTCTTTCGATAACTTGAGTTCACCTGAAAATACTCaagattttagaaaaatacaaaatattacgTTGGACACACAAACTAGTAAATTAGATCTAACTCCTCAACAACAACTTAATCAGACGCAATCATCGTCTACTTTACCTTTGGATAATGTTCTCTTAGAGAAGACATCAGAATCAACGATAAATTTAAATCCTGAATCGACTCAAGAAGAATCCGGAACAAATTCGAAACCCGTTGCTCCGTCTTTGAGTGCGTTTTTCGAACcagtagaaaataaaacgaatactTCGTTTCATTCTCAACAAAGTGATATCAGTACAAACTTTAATCAAGTTTCGACTATCgatcaatataaaatacaagaaTACCCTACCTTTAATCAACAATCAACAAATACTGCATTAGTAGCTCCCCAAACAATTTGGAATCCTAATCAAAATCTCCAAATACAGAGTACCGATTCGGTACACAACGATCAAGTTCCACAACCTCCTCAATTTTATAATCCTGCACGGTTAATGGGCGAAGCTTACAAATATCAATATCCtgcaagtatatatgtaccaaCGACCGATTCCGTATTCAATAGTCAAACGCACGCATTTGTTGCTCAATCTTCGAAACCGGAAGAATCTCAAAACATCGTTCCCaataacgattttatatatgcacAACGTTCGTATTCTATGGCGACAACTATACCGGAATCTACAGGTTCTGCTACTCTTAGTCCAATTCAATTATCAGCAAGTCCATTAAGTGGTCGTACGACACCAGACAGTATACCTCAGAATCTTCAAAACTtg GCTTTTGGTATTCCAACCGGACGAATGCAGTACAGAGCGATATATCATCACTGGTTCTTTCGTAAGGAGGTGGAAAATAAAGTACTATGGCTTCCGTTTTCTATGCAGGATAGCTTGCGGCTGGAAGATGTACATAATTCTAGTGAAATCACTACCGAGACTACAGTAGCTACCGATGGTGGTCGTTATGACGTAGATATTCTCAGACGTCAAAGATCTCCTGTTTACTGGACGGGACCTTCGACCGAAGTGAGAAGATGTTCTTGGTTCTACAAAGGAGCTTCAGAATCGAGATATATTCCTTACGAGGAGAGTATAGCCGCGAAGCttgaagaagaatataaacatGCTTGTATCACGCTTTCTTGGAATCGGcgaatcgatttaaataatggggaatatattattttccataGTGCAAACGTACAAGTGCATTACTTGCAAACAAATTCTCCAGAAACTAGTGCCTCTTGGTCTAATACCACT GATTCAGAGGACGGATATTTGCAGGGTGGAGGTGCTAGACCGCGAGTAATTAAAAGAGGTGTCGACGAGTTTAATATAGACGAAGGTGAACCAGAGAAAGTCgatcatcttcttttcttggtTCATGGTATAGGAAGTGTTTGTGACTTGAAATTTAGAACCGTCGAAGAAGTTG TTGACGAGTTCCGAAGTATATCATTGCAATTAGTACAGTCACATTACCGCACTGCCAGCGAAAAAGGAGTTGTCAATAGAGTAGAAGTTTTACCAATTTCATGGCATACGACGTTACATTCTGATACGGGGATcgacaaaaaattaaaggcTATTACTTTGAACAGTATACCGAAGTTACGACATTTTACAAATGACACTTTGCTCGATATACTTTTCTACACTAGTCCGATATATTGTCAAACGATCATGCAAACGGTTGGAAACGAGTTGAAtagactatatatattattcaaagaaagaaacccAGACTTCAAAGGGAAAGTTTATTTGGGTGGTCATTCTTTGGGTAGCTTGATAATGTTTGATCTATTATGTCATCAGAAACCTCTGGCGACAGAGGaggttgaagaagaaaaagatgtcgAAGTTAACAATGAGAAGGGAATG gaaaatgaaaatattggtACTATACAACCATTGCCAGCACCGATTTTAAAAAGGCGTCTCAGTAAAAAGATCAGTTATGTAATGGGCGCTGCTGGAACTGGACAAccttatataaattatcctcaattaaattttcatccgAGTGCCTTTTTTGCTTTTGGTAGTCCAATCGGTATGTTCGTAACTGTTCGAGGCATCGATACGCTTGGAGAAAAGTTCGTCTTACCCACTTGTCCAGCTTTCTTCAATATATTCCATCCATTTGACCCGGTTGCTTATAGAGTGGAGTCTCTCATTAATCCAGAAGCTCATAAATATCGGCCAATGTTAATACCACATCACAAAGGCAGGAAGAGAATGCATTTGG AATTGAAAGAGACAATGGCACGAGTAGGAGCTGatctgaaacaaaaattcatCGATTCCGTTAGGAATACATGGAATTCCGTTTTTCAACTTGCACACTTTCATAAATCAGATAATAATACTCTCGAACGAGAGATCGATAAAGTCGTCGAGGAACAACTACAACAGGCACCGAGTGTGCAAGAACAGAATAACGATGATGGTGGCGCTGATATTAAAATGGGAAATTTAAACGGTGGTCGACGTATAGATTATGTTCTTCAAGAAGCACCGTTCGAATATatcaacgaatatatttttgcttTAACGAGTCATGTTTGTTACTG GGAATCTGAAGATACCatgttaatgatattaaaagaaatttatggaTCAATGGGTATACAAACTGATGCTCAACTTCCTCAACAAACTTTATCTATTGAAAGATCACCGCCATCTTTGTCCTCGTCAGCATCCGGTTCTATTAAAAACGATTCAACGGTACCTATAATAGGCATAGATCCTACAGCACCTATTTCCAACAAATCCATTGGACCACCACCTACAACTGGTTTCATGAGGAAATCGTGA